One genomic segment of Thalassospiraceae bacterium LMO-SO8 includes these proteins:
- the urtD gene encoding urea ABC transporter ATP-binding protein UrtD, whose product MSSKSSILYLENVNVSFDGFRALRDLSLTVKPGEMRAIIGPNGAGKTTMMDVITGKTKPDNGRVLFDETVNLTRMDEAEIASLGIGRKFQKPTVFENHTVWDNLVLALKSGRRAWDTLFHATGAKDRKEIEDILEIIRLTRVKDEVSANLSHGQKQWLEIGMLLAQDPKLLLVDEPVAGMTDAETEETARLLRDIAQRHSVVVVEHDMAFVRDLDVQVTVLHEGSAIAEGTLDYVSADERVIEVYLGR is encoded by the coding sequence ATGTCCTCCAAAAGCTCGATCCTCTATCTGGAAAACGTCAACGTCTCGTTCGACGGCTTCCGCGCGCTCCGTGACCTGTCGCTGACCGTGAAGCCGGGGGAAATGCGCGCCATCATCGGCCCCAACGGGGCGGGCAAGACCACGATGATGGACGTCATCACCGGCAAGACGAAGCCCGACAACGGCCGCGTCCTGTTCGACGAGACCGTGAACCTGACCCGCATGGACGAGGCGGAGATCGCCTCTCTCGGCATCGGGCGCAAGTTCCAGAAACCGACCGTGTTCGAAAACCACACGGTGTGGGACAACCTGGTGCTGGCGCTCAAATCCGGGCGGCGGGCCTGGGACACCCTGTTCCACGCCACCGGCGCCAAGGACAGGAAGGAGATCGAGGACATCCTTGAGATCATCCGCCTGACCCGCGTGAAGGATGAGGTCTCGGCCAACCTGTCCCACGGCCAGAAACAGTGGCTGGAAATCGGCATGCTGCTGGCCCAGGACCCCAAGCTGCTGTTGGTGGACGAGCCGGTCGCCGGCATGACCGACGCGGAAACGGAAGAAACGGCCCGCCTGTTGCGTGACATCGCCCAGCGCCATTCCGTGGTCGTGGTCGAACACGACATGGCCTTCGTGCGCGACCTGGACGTGCAGGTCACGGTGCTGCACGAAGGATCGGCCATCGCCGAGGGCACCCTGGATTACGTCAGCGCCGACGAGCGCGTCATCGAAGTCTATCTGGGACGCTAG
- the urtA gene encoding urea ABC transporter substrate-binding protein has product MTGTVAQAADTIKVGILHSLSGTMAISETTLKDVMLMLIEEQNKKGGLLGKKLEAVVVDPASNWPLFAEKARELIEVKKVDVVFGCWTSVSRKSVLPVFEELNSVLFYPVQYEGEESQKNVFYTGAAPNQQAIPAVDYLAKQEGVKRWVLAGTDYVYPRTTNKILETYLKDKGVPAEDIMINYTPFGHSDWQTIVADIKKFGSAGKKTAVVSTINGDANVPFYKELANQGIKAEDIPVVAFSVGEEELAGLDTAPLVGHLAAWNYFMSANTPENAAFIKKWKTFIKNDKRVTNDPMEAHYIGFNMWVKAVEIAGTTKPDAVIDSIVGVTVPNLTGGYSAMMPNHHITKPVLIGEIQANGQFETVSSTPGLVPGDAWSDFLPGSKDLISDWRKPMACGNFNVKTGKCSGKGS; this is encoded by the coding sequence ATGACGGGCACCGTCGCGCAGGCCGCCGACACCATCAAAGTCGGCATTCTCCATTCTCTGTCCGGCACCATGGCGATCAGCGAAACCACGCTGAAGGACGTCATGCTGATGCTGATCGAGGAGCAGAACAAGAAAGGCGGCCTTTTGGGCAAGAAGCTCGAAGCCGTCGTCGTCGATCCCGCGTCCAACTGGCCGCTGTTCGCCGAAAAGGCGCGCGAGCTGATCGAGGTCAAGAAGGTCGACGTGGTGTTCGGCTGCTGGACCTCCGTGTCGCGCAAATCCGTTTTGCCGGTGTTCGAGGAACTGAATTCGGTCCTGTTCTATCCGGTCCAGTACGAAGGCGAGGAAAGCCAGAAGAACGTGTTCTACACGGGTGCGGCGCCGAACCAGCAGGCGATCCCCGCCGTCGATTATCTGGCCAAGCAGGAAGGCGTGAAGCGCTGGGTCCTGGCCGGGACCGACTATGTCTATCCGCGCACCACGAACAAGATTCTTGAGACCTATCTCAAGGACAAGGGCGTGCCCGCCGAAGACATCATGATCAACTACACGCCGTTCGGTCATTCCGACTGGCAGACGATCGTCGCCGACATCAAGAAGTTCGGTTCCGCCGGCAAGAAGACCGCCGTCGTCTCGACCATCAACGGCGACGCCAACGTGCCGTTCTACAAGGAACTGGCCAACCAGGGCATCAAGGCCGAAGACATTCCGGTCGTCGCGTTCTCGGTCGGCGAAGAGGAACTGGCCGGTCTCGACACGGCACCCCTGGTCGGCCACCTGGCCGCCTGGAACTACTTCATGTCGGCCAACACGCCGGAAAACGCCGCGTTCATCAAGAAGTGGAAGACCTTCATCAAGAACGACAAGCGCGTGACCAACGACCCCATGGAAGCCCATTACATCGGCTTCAACATGTGGGTGAAGGCGGTCGAGATCGCCGGCACGACCAAGCCGGACGCCGTGATCGACAGCATCGTCGGCGTCACCGTGCCGAACCTGACCGGCGGCTACTCGGCCATGATGCCGAACCACCACATCACCAAGCCGGTGCTGATCGGCGAGATTCAGGCCAACGGCCAGTTCGAAACCGTGTCCTCGACGCCGGGCCTAGTGCCGGGCGATGCCTGGTCCGACTTCCTGCCGGGCTCCAAGGACCTGATCTCCGATTGGCGCAAGCCCATGGCCTGCGGCAACTTCAACGTCAAGACCGGCAAGTGCAGCGGCAAGGGGTCCTGA
- a CDS encoding urease accessory protein UreD — translation MYDGTSPSDRPGEIIPLQRARGWARIAVRAEGGVTRLAELYQDGCAKLRLPKVYGPSSVEAVLLNTAGGLTGGDVYGTEAEAGPGAALTLTTQACERVYRATGDQPARVETRLAAGPGATLHWLPQETILFDGGRLDRSLDVDLDGDAAFLAVEALVLGRVASGEIVTGGTFTDSWRVRRDGKLIFADAARIAGDIDNVAVGPAVLAGNKAMATVVLAVARAEEKLAEARAVLDPLATAGASALPGLLICRLVAPDDRALRARLVPLLNLLAGRALPRVWHL, via the coding sequence ATGTACGACGGCACCTCACCGTCTGACCGGCCCGGCGAGATCATTCCCCTTCAGCGCGCCCGCGGTTGGGCCCGGATCGCGGTCCGGGCCGAAGGCGGCGTTACCCGCCTGGCGGAACTGTATCAGGACGGTTGCGCCAAGCTGCGCCTGCCCAAGGTTTACGGCCCGTCTTCGGTGGAGGCGGTGTTGCTCAACACGGCGGGCGGGCTTACGGGCGGCGACGTCTATGGGACGGAGGCCGAGGCCGGGCCGGGCGCGGCCCTGACCCTGACCACCCAGGCCTGCGAGCGGGTCTACCGCGCCACGGGCGACCAGCCGGCACGGGTCGAGACCCGGTTGGCGGCGGGCCCGGGTGCCACGCTGCACTGGCTGCCTCAGGAAACCATTCTGTTCGACGGCGGCCGGCTCGACCGTTCGCTCGACGTCGATCTGGACGGCGACGCGGCGTTCCTCGCGGTCGAGGCCCTGGTGCTGGGGCGTGTTGCCTCGGGCGAGATCGTCACCGGGGGCACGTTCACCGATTCCTGGCGTGTGCGGCGCGACGGTAAACTGATTTTCGCGGACGCGGCCCGCATCGCGGGCGATATCGACAATGTGGCCGTCGGCCCCGCCGTTCTGGCCGGCAACAAGGCGATGGCGACGGTGGTTCTGGCCGTGGCCAGGGCGGAAGAGAAACTGGCCGAGGCGCGGGCCGTGCTTGACCCGCTCGCCACGGCGGGGGCGAGTGCGCTGCCCGGATTGCTGATCTGCCGTCTGGTCGCGCCCGACGACCGCGCCCTGCGGGCCCGTCTGGTGCCGCTGCTGAACTTGTTGGCCGGGCGGGCGCTGCCCCGCGTCTGGCACCTCTAG
- the urtB gene encoding urea ABC transporter permease subunit UrtB, whose amino-acid sequence MARSIHSLLLFLALAWLIPTGPAQADDTALQAQIDALGTGGFSETAKQIQALAASGDDRVVPALQALLAGDLYVRPADKKVFITKKTDGGFALVDPLSGKDAGTSDSFSVKKIRVNNRLRRELKAALGGLTLLSKVPAVRLKAAAAVFKSQDPDMLAPLEAAILKETEDKVRRALQGARAAVQLKSDVPDADKIAALKLIEERGDRDALSVALAAAAQSEGAVKAAAEATAKSIRQTLELWGAAQNVWYGLSLGSVLLLAAIGLAITFGVMGVINMAHGEMVMIGAYVTFMVQEVIRTSMPELFAYSLLISVPLAFLVAGAIGMAVERCIIRFLYGRPLETLLATWGLSLVLQQAVRTIFGPSNREVGTPDYMAGAFEVGHLTITYNRLWIIVFSLVVLFALMAVLKKTPLGLQMRAVTQNRRMAGAMGIRTNWVDAVTFGLGSGIAGIAGVALSQIDNVSPNLGQSYIIDSFMVVVFGGVGNLWGTLVGAMTLGVANKFLEPYAGAVLGKVLVLVFIILFIQKRPRGLFALKGRAIEQ is encoded by the coding sequence ATGGCGCGATCCATTCATTCATTATTGCTTTTCCTGGCCCTCGCCTGGCTGATCCCCACGGGGCCGGCCCAGGCGGACGACACGGCCCTCCAGGCGCAGATCGATGCGCTGGGCACGGGCGGGTTCTCCGAAACGGCCAAGCAGATTCAGGCCCTCGCGGCATCGGGCGACGACCGCGTCGTTCCCGCCCTGCAGGCCCTTCTGGCGGGCGACCTTTACGTCCGGCCCGCCGACAAAAAGGTTTTCATCACCAAAAAGACCGACGGCGGCTTCGCCCTGGTCGATCCCCTGTCCGGCAAGGACGCCGGCACATCCGACAGTTTTTCGGTCAAGAAGATCCGCGTGAACAACCGGCTGCGGCGCGAGCTCAAGGCGGCGCTGGGCGGGCTGACGCTGCTGTCCAAGGTCCCGGCCGTGCGCCTGAAGGCGGCGGCGGCGGTGTTCAAGTCTCAAGACCCGGACATGCTGGCACCCCTCGAGGCCGCGATCCTCAAGGAAACCGAGGATAAGGTGAGGAGGGCATTGCAGGGCGCCCGCGCCGCCGTGCAGCTGAAATCCGACGTACCCGATGCGGACAAGATCGCGGCCCTCAAGCTGATCGAGGAACGCGGTGACCGCGACGCCCTGTCCGTCGCCCTGGCCGCCGCCGCGCAATCGGAGGGTGCGGTGAAGGCCGCCGCCGAGGCGACGGCCAAATCGATCCGCCAGACCCTGGAACTCTGGGGCGCCGCGCAGAACGTATGGTACGGGCTGTCGCTGGGCTCGGTCCTGCTGCTCGCCGCCATCGGCCTCGCCATCACCTTCGGCGTCATGGGGGTCATCAACATGGCCCACGGCGAGATGGTGATGATCGGCGCCTACGTGACCTTCATGGTGCAGGAAGTGATCCGCACCTCGATGCCGGAATTGTTCGCGTATTCGCTCCTCATTTCCGTGCCGCTGGCTTTCCTGGTCGCCGGCGCCATCGGCATGGCGGTGGAACGCTGCATCATCCGCTTCCTCTACGGCCGCCCGCTGGAAACTCTGCTCGCGACCTGGGGGCTCTCCCTGGTTCTGCAACAGGCCGTGCGCACCATCTTCGGGCCGTCCAACCGCGAGGTCGGCACGCCCGACTACATGGCGGGCGCCTTCGAGGTCGGCCATCTGACCATCACCTACAACCGGCTGTGGATCATCGTGTTCTCCCTGGTCGTGCTGTTCGCCCTGATGGCGGTGTTGAAGAAAACGCCCCTCGGCTTGCAGATGCGCGCCGTGACCCAGAACCGCCGCATGGCCGGTGCCATGGGCATCCGCACCAACTGGGTCGATGCCGTGACCTTCGGGCTCGGCTCCGGCATCGCCGGGATCGCCGGGGTGGCGCTTTCGCAGATCGACAACGTCAGCCCCAACCTGGGCCAAAGCTACATCATCGACAGCTTCATGGTCGTGGTGTTCGGCGGGGTCGGCAACCTGTGGGGCACCCTGGTGGGCGCCATGACGCTCGGTGTCGCCAATAAGTTCCTTGAACCCTATGCGGGGGCGGTGCTGGGCAAGGTCCTGGTCCTGGTGTTCATCATCCTGTTCATCCAGAAACGTCCACGGGGGCTGTTCGCCCTCAAGGGCCGGGCGATCGAGCAATGA
- a CDS encoding ABC transporter ATP-binding protein: protein MLEVQNVDLFYGAAQALRGVSMKAEIGKVTCVLGRNGVGKTSLLRAIVGHHPIANGDILWDGASVNSLATFDRARRGIAYVPQGREIFPLLTVQENLETGFAGLPAKMRFVPDEVFELFPVLKDMLKRRGGDLSGGQQQQLAIGRALVTRPRLLVLDEPTEGIQPSIIKDIGGAIKFLRDRSNKQDEASSLRVYDTPPRDSNGETNKTVKDAVSYLREKGEMAILLVEQYFDFAHELADAITVMDRGEVIVAGDKSELDADDVRRHLTV, encoded by the coding sequence ATGCTTGAAGTCCAAAACGTCGACCTGTTCTACGGCGCCGCCCAGGCCCTTCGCGGCGTCAGCATGAAGGCCGAGATCGGCAAGGTCACCTGCGTCCTGGGCCGCAACGGCGTCGGCAAGACGTCGCTGCTGCGCGCCATCGTCGGCCATCATCCCATCGCTAATGGCGACATTCTATGGGACGGGGCCTCGGTCAATTCGCTGGCGACCTTCGACCGGGCGCGCCGCGGCATCGCCTATGTGCCCCAGGGGCGCGAGATCTTCCCCCTGCTGACCGTGCAGGAGAATTTGGAAACCGGCTTTGCCGGCCTGCCGGCCAAGATGCGTTTCGTGCCGGACGAGGTGTTCGAGCTGTTCCCCGTGCTGAAGGACATGCTGAAACGCCGGGGCGGCGACCTGTCCGGCGGCCAGCAGCAGCAACTGGCGATCGGCCGGGCGCTGGTCACGCGGCCGCGCCTGCTGGTGCTGGACGAACCCACGGAAGGCATCCAGCCCTCGATCATCAAGGACATCGGCGGGGCCATCAAGTTCCTGCGCGACCGGTCGAACAAGCAGGACGAGGCCTCGTCCCTGCGAGTCTACGACACGCCGCCCCGGGACTCCAACGGCGAGACCAACAAGACGGTGAAGGACGCGGTTTCCTACTTGCGCGAGAAAGGGGAAATGGCGATCCTGCTGGTCGAACAGTATTTTGATTTCGCCCACGAATTGGCCGACGCCATCACCGTCATGGACCGGGGCGAGGTCATTGTCGCCGGTGACAAGAGCGAGTTGGACGCGGACGATGTACGACGGCACCTCACCGTCTGA
- the urtC gene encoding urea ABC transporter permease subunit UrtC, with protein sequence MTLKLIQGGFDRRAVIFLGLLFLIVLAVSILSLGTAADSPLHVSSYTVALLGKYLCYALLALSVDLVWGFCGVLSLGHAAFFALGGYAMGMYLMRQIGTRGVYGDPILPDFMVFLNWKELPWFWYGFDQFWFAALMVVAVPGVLAFVFGWFAFRSRVTGVYLSIITQALTFALMLAFFRNDMGFGGNNGLTDFKEILGFDVQADSTRVGLLLASAVALALGFIICKALVNSKFGKVLIAVRDAESRTRFLGYRPENYKLLVWTLSACMAGVAGALYVPQVGIINPSEFTPANSIEVVIWVAVGGRGTLVGATVGAIIVNFGKTLFTGILPEFWLFALGGLFIAVTLFLPKGIVGTYDDWKAKRRASKDAAAPQPQEGD encoded by the coding sequence ATGACCCTCAAGCTTATTCAGGGCGGCTTCGACCGCCGCGCGGTGATCTTCCTGGGGCTTCTGTTCCTGATCGTCCTCGCCGTCTCGATCCTCAGCCTGGGGACCGCGGCCGACAGCCCGCTTCACGTGTCGTCCTATACGGTGGCGCTACTCGGCAAATACCTGTGCTACGCCCTGCTCGCCCTCTCGGTCGATCTCGTCTGGGGTTTCTGCGGCGTGCTGTCGCTTGGCCATGCGGCGTTCTTCGCCCTCGGCGGCTACGCCATGGGCATGTACCTGATGCGCCAGATCGGCACGCGCGGCGTCTACGGCGATCCGATCCTGCCCGACTTCATGGTGTTCCTGAACTGGAAGGAACTGCCCTGGTTCTGGTACGGCTTCGACCAGTTCTGGTTCGCCGCCCTGATGGTCGTCGCGGTGCCCGGGGTGCTTGCCTTCGTGTTCGGCTGGTTCGCCTTCCGCTCGCGGGTCACGGGGGTCTATCTCTCGATCATCACCCAGGCCCTGACCTTCGCCCTGATGCTCGCCTTCTTCCGCAACGACATGGGCTTTGGCGGTAACAACGGCCTGACCGACTTCAAGGAAATCCTGGGCTTCGACGTGCAGGCGGACTCGACCCGCGTCGGCCTGTTGCTGGCCTCGGCGGTGGCTCTGGCGCTCGGCTTCATCATCTGTAAGGCGCTGGTCAATTCCAAGTTCGGCAAGGTGCTGATCGCCGTGCGCGACGCGGAAAGCCGGACCCGTTTCCTGGGCTACCGGCCCGAGAACTACAAATTGCTGGTCTGGACGCTATCGGCCTGCATGGCGGGTGTCGCGGGGGCCTTGTACGTGCCCCAGGTCGGCATCATCAACCCGTCGGAATTCACCCCCGCCAACTCGATCGAGGTTGTGATCTGGGTCGCCGTCGGCGGCCGGGGCACCCTGGTCGGGGCGACCGTGGGGGCGATCATCGTCAACTTCGGCAAGACCCTGTTCACGGGCATTCTGCCGGAATTCTGGCTGTTCGCGCTGGGCGGGCTGTTCATCGCCGTGACCCTGTTCCTGCCCAAGGGCATCGTCGGCACCTATGACGACTGGAAGGCCAAGCGCCGTGCGTCCAAGGACGCCGCCGCACCCCAGCCGCAAGAAGGAGATTGA
- the aepX gene encoding phosphoenolpyruvate mutase, whose translation MNTLNRDARSTHSETLTKAGKLRRMLTSPELEFIMEAHNGLSAKIVEEAGFKGIWASGLSMSAALGVRDNNEASWTQVLEVLEFMSDATSIPILVDGDTGWGNFNNMRRAVTKFCQRGIAGICIEDKLFPKTNSFIGEGQPLADMAEFAGKIKAGKDSQTDPDFSIVARLEAFIAGRGLNEALDRAHAYAEAGADAVLCHSKLATADEVMEFMRQWDNRVPVVIVPTKYYATPTDDFRKAGVSLAIWANHNLRASITAMRETTARILREESLAGIEPHITTVSEIFQLQGNDELRQAEGRYLPAKKAPGAVILAASRGQALGELTADRPKCMIDVRGRPLLARLTDTLKQSGVRDITVVRGYAKQMINLPGIATVDNDFYEKTGEVGSLACAKDAIQGDCVIAYGDILFRHHLLDKLMETAGDIVVVVDGQWRARGDEHQGDDAETVWVRDFAECSLPFGADFMDEDAPVTLTAMGPDIAEDRISGEWVGLARVTEKGAEIVRAEIDAMLAEGLTKAGLPALFSRLVAKGHEVSVAYVAGQWMDIDHAADLNQAKLFL comes from the coding sequence ATGAACACGCTCAACCGCGACGCCCGCTCCACCCATTCCGAAACCCTGACGAAGGCCGGCAAGCTGCGCCGCATGCTGACCTCGCCCGAGCTGGAATTCATCATGGAGGCCCACAACGGCCTGTCGGCGAAGATCGTCGAGGAAGCCGGGTTCAAGGGCATCTGGGCGTCCGGCCTGTCCATGTCCGCGGCCTTGGGCGTGCGCGACAACAACGAAGCGTCCTGGACCCAGGTCCTGGAAGTCCTGGAATTCATGTCCGACGCCACGTCGATCCCGATCCTGGTCGACGGCGACACGGGCTGGGGCAACTTCAACAACATGCGCCGCGCGGTGACCAAGTTCTGCCAGCGCGGCATTGCCGGCATCTGTATCGAGGACAAGCTATTCCCCAAGACCAATTCCTTCATCGGCGAGGGCCAGCCGCTGGCCGACATGGCCGAGTTCGCGGGCAAGATCAAGGCGGGCAAGGACTCGCAGACCGACCCCGACTTCTCCATCGTCGCGCGGCTGGAAGCGTTCATCGCCGGGCGCGGCCTGAACGAGGCGCTCGACCGCGCCCATGCCTATGCCGAGGCCGGGGCCGACGCCGTGCTGTGCCATTCCAAGCTGGCGACCGCCGACGAGGTCATGGAATTCATGCGCCAATGGGACAACCGCGTGCCCGTCGTGATCGTGCCGACCAAGTATTACGCCACGCCGACCGACGACTTCCGCAAGGCGGGGGTATCGCTGGCGATCTGGGCCAACCACAATCTTCGCGCGTCGATCACCGCCATGCGCGAGACCACGGCCCGCATCCTGCGCGAGGAAAGCCTGGCCGGGATCGAGCCGCACATCACGACCGTGTCGGAAATCTTCCAGCTGCAGGGCAACGACGAATTGCGTCAGGCCGAAGGCCGCTACCTTCCGGCCAAGAAGGCGCCGGGGGCGGTGATCCTCGCCGCGTCGCGCGGCCAGGCCCTGGGCGAACTGACCGCCGACCGGCCGAAATGCATGATCGACGTGCGCGGCCGTCCCCTCTTGGCGCGCCTGACCGACACCCTGAAGCAGTCGGGCGTGCGCGACATCACGGTCGTGCGCGGCTACGCCAAGCAGATGATCAACCTGCCGGGCATCGCCACCGTGGACAACGACTTCTATGAAAAGACCGGCGAGGTCGGCAGCCTGGCCTGCGCCAAGGACGCGATCCAGGGCGACTGCGTCATCGCCTACGGCGACATCCTGTTCCGCCATCATCTCCTCGACAAGCTGATGGAAACGGCGGGCGACATCGTCGTCGTGGTCGACGGCCAGTGGCGCGCGCGCGGCGACGAACACCAGGGCGACGACGCCGAAACGGTCTGGGTGCGCGACTTCGCCGAATGCTCCCTGCCCTTCGGCGCCGACTTCATGGACGAGGACGCGCCGGTGACCCTGACCGCCATGGGCCCGGATATCGCCGAGGACCGCATCTCCGGCGAATGGGTCGGCCTTGCCCGTGTCACGGAAAAGGGCGCCGAGATCGTCCGCGCGGAAATCGACGCCATGCTGGCCGAGGGCCTGACCAAGGCGGGCCTGCCCGCGCTGTTTTCCCGCCTGGTCGCCAAGGGGCACGAGGTTTCCGTCGCCTACGTGGCCGGACAATGGATGGACATCGACCACGCGGCCGACCTGAATCAGGCGAAGCTGTTCCTGTAA
- the ureC gene encoding urease subunit alpha: MPARINRAAYADMFGPTTGDKVRLADTELFIEVEKDFTTYGEEVKFGGGKVIRDGMGQSQATRAEGAVDTVITNALIVDHWGIVKADVGLKDGRIVAIGKAGNPDTQPNVDIVIGPGTEAIAGEGKILTAGGLDVHIHYICPQQVEEALMSGVTTMLGGGTGPATGTNATTCTPGPWHIGRMIQAADGLPMNLAFAGKGNAAQPAALVEQVRAGACSLKLHEDWGTTPGAIDCCLGVADDMDVQVMIHTDTLNESGFVENTVAAFKGRTIHAFHTEGAGGGHAPDIIKVCGEMNVIPSSTNPTRPYTVNTLEEHLDMLMVCHHLDSNIPEDVAFAESRIRKETIAAEDILHDLGAFSIIASDSQAMGRVGEVLIRTWQTADKMKRQRGRLSGETGDNDNLRVKRYIAKYTINPAIAHGLSKHVGSVAAGKRADLVLWSPAFFGVKPDMILIGGTIAAAAMGDPNASIPTPQPVHYRPMFGAFGRSMAASGVTFVSKAALDDGIAHHLGVAKELLAVENTRGGISKKSMVLNDATPKVEVDPETYEVRADGELLTCEPADVLPMAQRYFLF; the protein is encoded by the coding sequence ATGCCGGCAAGAATTAATCGGGCCGCCTATGCGGACATGTTCGGCCCCACCACCGGCGACAAGGTGCGCCTGGCTGATACGGAATTGTTCATCGAGGTCGAAAAGGACTTCACCACCTACGGCGAAGAGGTCAAGTTCGGCGGCGGCAAGGTCATCCGCGACGGCATGGGCCAATCCCAGGCGACCCGCGCCGAGGGGGCCGTCGACACGGTCATCACCAACGCGCTGATCGTCGACCATTGGGGCATCGTCAAGGCCGACGTGGGGCTCAAGGACGGGCGCATCGTCGCCATCGGCAAGGCCGGCAACCCGGACACCCAGCCGAACGTCGACATCGTCATCGGCCCGGGCACGGAAGCCATCGCCGGCGAGGGCAAGATCCTCACCGCGGGCGGCCTCGACGTGCATATCCACTACATCTGCCCGCAGCAGGTGGAGGAAGCCCTGATGTCGGGCGTCACCACCATGCTGGGCGGCGGCACGGGGCCGGCCACGGGCACCAACGCCACCACCTGCACGCCCGGCCCCTGGCACATCGGGCGCATGATCCAGGCCGCCGACGGCCTGCCCATGAACCTGGCCTTCGCGGGCAAGGGCAACGCGGCGCAGCCGGCGGCGCTGGTCGAACAGGTGCGGGCCGGGGCCTGTTCCCTGAAACTGCACGAGGACTGGGGCACCACCCCCGGGGCCATCGACTGCTGCCTGGGCGTCGCCGACGACATGGACGTGCAGGTGATGATCCACACGGACACCCTGAACGAGTCCGGCTTCGTCGAGAACACCGTCGCCGCCTTCAAGGGCCGCACGATCCACGCTTTCCACACGGAAGGGGCCGGCGGCGGCCATGCGCCGGACATCATCAAGGTCTGCGGCGAGATGAACGTGATCCCGTCCTCGACCAACCCGACGCGGCCCTACACGGTGAACACCCTGGAAGAACATCTGGACATGCTGATGGTCTGCCATCACCTGGACAGTAACATCCCGGAAGACGTCGCCTTCGCCGAAAGCCGCATCCGCAAGGAAACCATCGCGGCCGAGGACATCCTGCATGACCTGGGCGCCTTCTCCATCATCGCGTCGGACAGTCAGGCCATGGGCCGGGTCGGCGAGGTGCTGATCCGCACCTGGCAGACCGCCGACAAGATGAAGCGCCAGCGCGGCCGCCTATCGGGCGAAACGGGGGACAACGACAACCTGCGCGTCAAGCGCTACATCGCCAAGTACACCATCAACCCGGCCATCGCCCACGGGCTCTCGAAACACGTGGGCTCGGTCGCGGCCGGCAAGCGCGCCGATCTGGTCCTGTGGTCGCCCGCGTTCTTCGGGGTGAAGCCCGACATGATCCTGATCGGCGGCACCATCGCGGCGGCGGCCATGGGCGATCCCAACGCCTCCATCCCGACGCCGCAGCCGGTCCACTACCGGCCCATGTTCGGGGCCTTCGGGCGGTCCATGGCGGCGTCGGGCGTGACCTTCGTCAGCAAGGCGGCGCTCGACGACGGCATCGCCCATCACCTGGGGGTGGCGAAGGAACTGCTGGCGGTGGAAAACACGCGGGGCGGGATTTCCAAGAAATCCATGGTTCTGAACGACGCCACGCCCAAGGTCGAGGTCGACCCGGAAACCTACGAGGTGCGGGCCGACGGCGAACTTCTGACCTGCGAGCCGGCGGACGTGCTGCCCATGGCGCAGCGCTATTTTCTGTTCTAA
- a CDS encoding urease subunit gamma, whose translation MNLTPREKDKLLIAMAAMVARRRLERGVKLNHPEAIALISDFVVEGARDGRSVADLMEAGAHVITRDQVMEGIPEMIHDVQVEATFPDGTKLVTVHNPIR comes from the coding sequence ATGAACCTGACACCCAGAGAAAAGGACAAGCTGCTGATCGCCATGGCGGCGATGGTGGCGCGCCGGCGGCTGGAACGGGGGGTCAAGCTGAACCACCCGGAAGCCATCGCGCTGATTTCCGACTTCGTGGTCGAGGGCGCCCGCGACGGGCGATCCGTCGCCGACCTGATGGAGGCGGGGGCCCATGTCATCACCCGCGATCAGGTCATGGAGGGGATTCCCGAGATGATCCACGACGTGCAGGTCGAAGCCACCTTTCCCGACGGGACCAAGCTGGTCACCGTCCACAACCCGATCCGCTGA
- a CDS encoding urease subunit beta has protein sequence MIPGEIIAAPGDIELNAGQPTVTLTVANTGDRPVQVGSHYHFYETNPALDFDREQARGMRLDIASGTAVRFEPGQSRDVTLVPLLGARKVYGFNQKVMGDLDGGAN, from the coding sequence ATGATCCCAGGTGAAATCATCGCGGCCCCCGGCGACATCGAATTGAACGCGGGCCAGCCCACCGTGACCCTGACCGTCGCCAACACGGGCGACCGTCCGGTCCAGGTCGGCAGCCACTATCATTTCTACGAAACCAACCCGGCCCTCGACTTCGACCGGGAACAGGCGCGGGGCATGCGGCTCGACATCGCGTCGGGCACGGCCGTGCGGTTCGAACCGGGCCAGTCCCGCGACGTGACCCTGGTGCCGCTTCTGGGTGCGCGCAAGGTCTACGGGTTCAATCAAAAGGTCATGGGCGATCTCGACGGGGGAGCGAACTAA